TCGAACAGGACCCGGAAATCCTCGAACTGCCGGGCGCGCGGATGGTGCTGGTGGAGATCCCCGGCCCGGCGGGCATCCACGTCGCACAGGGCCACCAGGGAATGTCCGAGTTGATGGCACGCATCGAGGACACCGCGTCCTTGTCCACCCACGCCGATGCCGGCGATGTTCAAGCGGCTGTTGGCCTCGTAGGCGAACGCCAGCCGCGGGTTGGGAAGGATCAGCCAACCCGCCCCGGCGGTGGCGGTGGCGGAAAGAAAGCGGCGGCGGGACAGGGTGGGCTTCATGGGGTGGAGAGACACGCAGGGATGAATCGGGACTGGCGCAGGACCCTAGTCGCCCGCCGCCTCGCCCACAACGCCTGGATGCACGGACGATACTCCGGGGCATTCACCACCAGCCGCGGAGGCGGTAGTAGGCCATGCCCAGGTATTCGTGGGCGGTTTCGGAGAAGAGCTGAAGGTTGCCCGGGGAGGGCACGAAGGCCCGGGCCTCGCGGTACCAGGGAAGGGGTTCGGCTTGCTCGACGACGCGGTAATCGGTGGGGGCGGGGATCCATTCGAGGTCGGGGCAGTACCGCTTGAAGACGCCGACGGCGCGGGGCATGTGGAGGGCGGAGGTGACGAGGATGGCGCGTTTGAAGCCGCGCTCGCGCAGGATCGGGGCCAGGTTGACGGCGTGTTCGCGGGTGTTGGCGGATTCGGTTTCGAGGAGGATCGCCTCTTCCGGGACACCGATCGCCTGGAGGAGTTCGGCCATGTCCTCGGCGGGCGGACGGGTGGCGAGTCCGCCGGTGGCGACGCCGGAGGTGCAGATGACGATCGGGGCCTTCTCGATGCGGAAGAGGTGGCCGGCGAAGAGGACGCGGTCGCCGGCTTCGCCGACTTCAACGGTGGTGCGGGGGGGGATGGCGGCGCCGGTGCCTCCGCCGAGGACGACGATGCAATCGGCTTCCGGGACCGGGTCAGGGTTGGGATGGCGGGATTCGAGGCTGCGGGCGAAGGCATCGGCGACCCAGCCGTTGCCGCAGACCATGAGGACGAGGAACGCGCCGGCGAGGAGAAGGTGGCAGGTGGCGGCGCGGCGGCGAAAGGCGGCGGCGGCGAGAACGAGAACGACGGCGAGCGCCACGGGTTGGAGGAGACTGAGAAAGAGACGGTAGAGATCGGCGGAGGTCATGGGAGTGGGTTTGGGGTCCGATCGGGGTTGGGCCGATTGGGGAACCGGGTCCGGGTCCGGGGCGCGCGTGGAACCCCGGAAGGGTACGGGGTGGTGGGGGGCGGAGGCGAGGGTGTTTTGAGGTCCGCGGCAGGGTCCCGGTGCATCCCGGAGTTGTGGGTGGAGGCGCGAAGTTCACGAAGCATCGCCTCGGAGGGCCGGGTTCCACGAGGCCGCAACGATGGGGTGCGTTGGGATGAGGACTCGCGGAGCTCGTCCCTCCGATTGGCTGCCTCCTCACCGACAACTTGGGGATGCACCGCGCAGGCACGCTGGCTTGATCTCTACGGGCAGCAGCGTCGGAAAGCGTTATACCTCCGGGTCTGGGTCGTTAAGGGGTTGGTTGGGAAAGGGTTGGCGAAGCGGATCCGGGCGGGTCGCCGGGAGGGATGTCGGTTCCACTTACAATGACGGGCGGGTGGCCCAGGGAGGAACCGTTGGAGCCGCGGAGGGGAATCCAGCGATCCAACAGGTTTGCCATAAGGATCTTAAGCGTGTTGTTCGCGGTCTTGGGGGCCGGGGTGGAACCGGTCTGGCACGGAGGTTGCTTCTGAGGAAGGCGCGACGGTTCAACCAGGAAAGCAAAGTAAAGGACGTACCATGAAG
This genomic interval from Verrucomicrobiia bacterium contains the following:
- a CDS encoding YdcF family protein; this encodes MTSADLYRLFLSLLQPVALAVVLVLAAAAFRRRAATCHLLLAGAFLVLMVCGNGWVADAFARSLESRHPNPDPVPEADCIVVLGGGTGAAIPPRTTVEVGEAGDRVLFAGHLFRIEKAPIVICTSGVATGGLATRPPAEDMAELLQAIGVPEEAILLETESANTREHAVNLAPILRERGFKRAILVTSALHMPRAVGVFKRYCPDLEWIPAPTDYRVVEQAEPLPWYREARAFVPSPGNLQLFSETAHEYLGMAYYRLRGWW